In Arthrobacter sp. QXT-31, one genomic interval encodes:
- a CDS encoding alpha,alpha-trehalose-phosphate synthase (UDP-forming): protein MHGAVSDKSDTNTESAAVPGSSPDAIKDAGQDTTKYDFMVVSNRLPVDRCAPGEPGDDGSGWRRSPGGLVTALAPMMTRTDGAWVGWHGAADETVEPFSHGGMDLVPVQLSSDDVELYYEGFSNATLWPLYHDVIAPPEFHRTWWDAYRTVNRRFADAVVRTADEGATVWVQDYQLQLVPRMLRQARPDLRIGFFNHIPFPPPEIFAQLPWRHAIIDGLLGADLVGFQRSSDAGNFMRSARRFLGASVKQQQVHVKDGNGDLTHIARAQAFPISIDVQHITELAQKPEIIERSRQIRQDLGNPKTILLGVDRLDYTKGIGHRLKAYEELLNEGKLKVGDATLIQVASPSRERVEQYRLLREEVEGTVGHINGTYDTIENTAVRYLHHSYPVEEMVALYLAADVMLVTALRDGMNLVAKEYVTARTNNDGALVLSEFAGAADQLKQALLMNPHDIDGLKDAVMRAVNMAPREAARRMRSMRKQILDHDVDHWSADFLNALNEKVVRDDS, encoded by the coding sequence ATGCACGGAGCTGTAAGCGACAAATCCGACACAAATACGGAAAGCGCGGCCGTGCCCGGCAGCAGCCCGGACGCCATCAAGGACGCCGGCCAGGACACCACCAAGTACGACTTCATGGTGGTCTCCAACCGACTGCCCGTGGACCGCTGTGCGCCCGGCGAGCCCGGCGATGACGGCTCCGGGTGGCGGCGGTCGCCCGGCGGCCTAGTCACCGCCCTCGCCCCCATGATGACCAGGACGGACGGCGCCTGGGTGGGATGGCACGGCGCCGCCGATGAAACCGTCGAGCCGTTCAGCCACGGCGGCATGGACCTGGTCCCCGTCCAGCTCAGCAGCGACGATGTTGAGCTGTATTACGAGGGTTTCTCCAACGCGACCCTCTGGCCCCTGTACCACGACGTCATCGCGCCTCCTGAGTTCCACAGAACCTGGTGGGACGCCTACCGCACGGTGAACAGAAGGTTCGCCGACGCCGTCGTCCGTACCGCCGATGAAGGCGCAACTGTCTGGGTGCAGGACTACCAGCTCCAGCTGGTGCCGCGGATGCTGCGGCAGGCGCGGCCGGACCTCAGGATCGGGTTCTTCAACCACATCCCCTTCCCGCCGCCGGAAATCTTCGCCCAGCTCCCCTGGCGCCACGCCATCATTGACGGGCTGCTGGGAGCGGACCTGGTGGGCTTCCAGCGCAGCAGCGACGCCGGCAACTTCATGCGTTCCGCCCGGCGCTTCCTCGGCGCGAGCGTCAAGCAGCAGCAGGTTCACGTCAAGGACGGCAACGGCGACCTCACCCACATCGCGCGGGCCCAGGCCTTCCCCATCTCCATCGACGTCCAGCACATTACTGAACTGGCGCAGAAGCCCGAGATCATCGAGCGCTCCCGCCAGATCCGGCAGGACCTCGGCAACCCCAAGACCATCCTCCTGGGCGTGGACCGGTTGGACTACACCAAGGGCATCGGACACCGCCTCAAGGCCTACGAGGAACTCCTGAACGAAGGCAAGCTCAAGGTGGGCGACGCGACGCTGATCCAGGTTGCCAGCCCCAGCCGCGAGCGCGTGGAACAGTACCGCCTACTGCGCGAGGAGGTCGAAGGCACCGTGGGCCACATCAACGGCACCTACGACACCATCGAAAACACGGCCGTCCGCTACCTGCACCACAGCTACCCGGTGGAAGAGATGGTGGCGCTGTACCTGGCGGCGGACGTCATGCTGGTCACCGCCCTCCGCGACGGCATGAACCTCGTGGCCAAGGAATACGTCACCGCCCGCACCAACAACGACGGCGCCCTCGTCCTCAGCGAGTTCGCCGGCGCCGCCGACCAGCTCAAGCAGGCACTGCTGATGAACCCGCACGACATCGACGGGCTCAAGGACGCCGTGATGCGGGCCGTCAACATGGCCCCCAGGGAGGCCGCACGCCGCATGCGCTCCATGCGCAAGCAGATCCTGGACCACGACGTCGACCACTGGTCGGCCGACTTCCTGAACGCACTCAACGAGAAGGTGGTCCGCGATGACTCCTGA
- the hxlA gene encoding 3-hexulose-6-phosphate synthase — MKLQVAIDLLTTEAALDLAGKVAEHVDIIELGTPLIKAEGLSVITAMKNAHPEKIVFADLKTMDAGELEADIAFKAGADLVTVLGSADDSTIAGAVKAAQAHNKGVVVDLICVTDKVTRAREVHALGAKFVEMHAGLDEQAKPGFDLNGLLRAGVKAGVPFSVAGGVKPSTIDAVQQAGADVAVVGGAIYSAADPAQAAKELRGAVMWRPAG; from the coding sequence ATGAAACTGCAAGTTGCCATCGACCTCCTGACCACCGAAGCTGCCCTCGACCTGGCCGGCAAGGTTGCCGAGCACGTCGACATCATCGAACTGGGCACCCCGCTGATCAAGGCCGAAGGCCTCTCCGTCATCACCGCAATGAAGAACGCCCACCCGGAGAAGATCGTCTTCGCCGACCTGAAGACCATGGACGCCGGTGAACTCGAAGCCGACATCGCCTTCAAGGCCGGCGCCGACCTGGTCACCGTTCTCGGCTCCGCCGACGACTCCACCATCGCCGGTGCGGTCAAGGCAGCCCAGGCCCACAACAAGGGCGTCGTCGTCGACCTCATTTGCGTGACAGACAAGGTCACCCGCGCCCGGGAAGTCCACGCCCTGGGTGCCAAGTTCGTTGAGATGCACGCCGGCCTGGACGAGCAGGCCAAGCCCGGCTTCGACCTGAACGGCCTGCTGCGCGCCGGAGTAAAAGCCGGCGTTCCGTTCTCCGTGGCAGGCGGCGTGAAGCCCAGCACCATCGATGCTGTCCAGCAGGCCGGCGCCGATGTCGCCGTCGTCGGCGGTGCCATCTACAGTGCAGCTGACCCCGCACAGGCAGCAAAGGAACTCCGGGGCGCTGTTATGTGGCGTCCCGCCGGTTAG
- a CDS encoding MFS transporter, protein MTAQLSDRSQQAAHGSPGKFKTALASAAGTCVENYDFVAYGTAAALYFGKVFFPNTDPVVGTLLAFATLAVGFFMRPLGGAIGGYLGDKHGRKPVLVGALLTMGIATVLIGCLPTYDQVGILAPILLIIIRMIQGLAFGAEWGGAVMMTFEHAPWKKRGRFAAIPQAGNPLGITLANAAFLLSASLQTDWAWRLPFLASAVLIVVGLVVRMKLEESPEFVNAKHHGAIVKNPLATVFKNDWRNILRVISLRIVESCAYYVTATFLLSYITQNNPADRAVGLTGIVVASLIAIPVTLLAGSLTDHIGRRKLYLGGAIAVIVFGFPMFMLSNTGNPVLIVLAFVIGIGIIHATFTGTQGAWFAELFRTNTRTSGASIGYQVAASISGLAPFLAVLLAANFGWAGGASLYVLVGIIGLLGVLTTRETWGTKEKAEVDSILAGHTNSEVTEAPDRNVEQISTSHS, encoded by the coding sequence ATGACGGCACAACTTTCCGACCGCTCCCAGCAAGCCGCCCATGGGTCCCCAGGAAAATTCAAGACGGCCCTCGCGTCCGCCGCCGGCACCTGCGTCGAGAACTACGACTTCGTCGCGTACGGCACCGCTGCCGCACTGTACTTTGGCAAGGTCTTCTTCCCCAACACCGACCCTGTCGTCGGGACACTGCTCGCCTTCGCCACTCTCGCAGTGGGCTTCTTCATGCGACCCCTGGGCGGCGCCATCGGCGGCTACCTCGGTGACAAACACGGACGCAAGCCCGTGCTCGTAGGAGCGCTCCTGACCATGGGAATCGCCACCGTGCTCATCGGCTGCCTTCCCACATACGACCAAGTCGGCATTCTCGCTCCCATCCTGCTCATTATCATTCGAATGATCCAAGGGCTGGCCTTCGGCGCGGAGTGGGGCGGAGCAGTCATGATGACATTCGAGCACGCGCCCTGGAAGAAGAGGGGGCGCTTCGCCGCCATCCCTCAAGCCGGAAACCCGCTCGGCATCACGTTGGCCAACGCTGCCTTCCTGCTCTCCGCGTCCCTGCAGACCGACTGGGCGTGGCGGCTGCCCTTCCTGGCAAGCGCCGTCCTCATCGTGGTCGGGCTCGTCGTACGGATGAAACTCGAAGAATCCCCGGAATTCGTCAACGCCAAGCACCACGGCGCGATTGTGAAGAATCCCCTGGCAACAGTCTTCAAGAACGACTGGCGCAACATCCTGCGCGTGATCTCCCTGCGTATCGTCGAAAGCTGCGCCTACTACGTCACCGCAACGTTCCTGCTCTCCTACATCACCCAAAACAACCCCGCAGACCGCGCCGTAGGCCTTACCGGCATCGTCGTCGCCAGCCTCATCGCGATCCCCGTTACCCTGCTCGCAGGCAGCCTGACCGATCACATCGGCCGCCGCAAGCTCTACCTCGGCGGCGCAATCGCCGTGATTGTCTTCGGCTTCCCGATGTTCATGCTCAGCAACACCGGTAACCCCGTCCTGATCGTGCTCGCCTTCGTCATCGGCATCGGCATCATCCACGCCACCTTCACCGGAACGCAAGGAGCCTGGTTCGCAGAACTCTTCCGGACCAACACACGGACCTCCGGCGCCTCCATCGGCTACCAGGTAGCAGCCTCAATCTCAGGGCTTGCCCCCTTCCTGGCAGTACTCCTGGCAGCGAACTTCGGATGGGCCGGCGGCGCGTCCCTGTACGTTCTTGTAGGCATCATCGGGCTGCTCGGCGTACTAACGACGCGCGAAACGTGGGGTACCAAAGAAAAAGCTGAGGTGGACTCGATCCTCGCAGGCCATACAAATAGCGAAGTAACAGAGGCCCCTGACCGGAACGTAGAACAAATCTCCACCAGCCATAGCTAG
- a CDS encoding DsbA family protein — MSPANEPRKSKAERTAEAREKAREIREAQLKKDKRNKLLIGWGIVVAVVAILAVIALVVTSNIRNNAPVADQGPTPANGNVHGGITLLKGTEVAKSEPATVNVADIPSPAASAPATITAPGAEAEAGKPVKVVLYIDFICPVCKNFEATYNETLTKLRDEGKITVEYRALGFLDSRSTTNYSSRAANAAACVVNESPEKYSAFVDALFDKQPAEGGAGLSDDELKKLATEVGAKSIDSCVENKTYRPWVKYTTQEAAAIGVTGTPTVIVDGKQWGKGDSAQTEFPAFVEAAIKAKA; from the coding sequence ATGAGCCCCGCAAACGAACCCCGCAAGTCCAAAGCAGAACGCACGGCTGAGGCCCGCGAAAAGGCCCGCGAAATCCGCGAGGCGCAGCTTAAGAAGGATAAGCGGAACAAACTGCTCATTGGCTGGGGCATCGTGGTCGCCGTCGTGGCCATCCTCGCCGTCATCGCGCTGGTGGTGACCAGCAACATCCGGAACAACGCCCCCGTGGCTGACCAGGGCCCGACGCCGGCCAACGGCAACGTGCACGGCGGCATCACGCTGCTCAAAGGCACTGAGGTGGCCAAGTCCGAGCCCGCAACCGTGAACGTGGCGGACATTCCGTCCCCGGCCGCCTCGGCGCCGGCAACCATCACGGCGCCGGGCGCGGAAGCCGAGGCCGGCAAGCCGGTCAAGGTGGTCCTCTATATCGACTTCATCTGCCCCGTCTGCAAGAACTTCGAGGCGACGTACAACGAGACCCTGACGAAGCTCCGCGACGAAGGCAAGATCACCGTGGAATACCGTGCCCTGGGCTTCCTGGACAGCCGCTCCACCACCAACTACTCCTCCCGTGCAGCCAACGCCGCTGCCTGCGTGGTGAACGAATCCCCGGAGAAGTACTCGGCGTTTGTGGACGCGCTGTTCGACAAGCAGCCGGCCGAAGGCGGCGCCGGCCTCTCCGACGACGAACTGAAGAAGCTGGCCACGGAGGTCGGCGCCAAGAGCATCGACTCCTGCGTCGAGAACAAGACGTACCGTCCGTGGGTCAAGTACACCACCCAGGAAGCCGCGGCCATTGGCGTGACCGGCACGCCGACGGTCATCGTTGACGGCAAGCAGTGGGGCAAGGGCGACAGCGCCCAGACCGAATTCCCGGCCTTCGTCGAGGCGGCCATCAAGGCCAAGGCCTAA
- a CDS encoding DUF4032 domain-containing protein produces MTEERNAQWHDEPTDYGQIGKLPRFEAASANDDKAASVASNLNITAAAADPELLDLPWHIALEDWPAEHLAALPRGISRHIVRFAHLGGSVIAIKETSEHVARHEYHMLRKLARLDVPCVEPVAVITGRTTPDGRPLNPVLVTRHLKFSMPYRALFSQMLRKDTLTRLIDAQALLLVRLHLIGFYWGDVSLSNTLFRRDAGAFAAYLVDAETGELYPDLSTGQREYDLEIARVNIAGELMDLLDGGLIEEKVDPVATSELIMESYRRLWSELTAKESFELGERWRVGARIRRLNELGFDVEEYAIKTTQNGSTIQLQPKVVDAGHHMRRLLRLTGLDAQENQARRLLNDMDSFRADNNPDMDEEYSAHLWVSQIFEPIVRSIPRDLSGKLEPAEAVHEVLEHRWYMSEKQERHIPLAEAVQSYIDSILRHRRDEAAIMLNPDTELLKILSVETEESRYGGDESIDEYPDADD; encoded by the coding sequence ATGACCGAGGAACGCAACGCGCAGTGGCACGACGAACCCACCGACTACGGGCAGATCGGCAAACTGCCGCGCTTCGAGGCGGCCAGTGCCAACGATGACAAGGCAGCCTCGGTCGCCAGCAACCTCAACATCACCGCCGCTGCCGCCGATCCGGAGCTCCTGGACCTGCCCTGGCACATCGCGCTTGAAGACTGGCCCGCGGAGCACCTGGCCGCGCTCCCCCGCGGTATTTCCCGGCACATCGTGCGGTTCGCCCACCTCGGCGGCTCCGTCATCGCCATCAAGGAAACGTCCGAGCACGTGGCCCGCCACGAGTACCACATGCTCCGCAAGCTCGCGCGGCTGGACGTGCCCTGCGTGGAGCCCGTCGCCGTGATCACCGGCCGCACCACGCCCGACGGGCGCCCCCTGAACCCCGTCCTGGTGACCCGCCACCTGAAGTTCTCCATGCCGTACCGGGCGCTGTTCTCGCAGATGCTGCGCAAAGACACGCTCACCCGGCTCATCGACGCCCAGGCGCTGCTGCTGGTCCGGCTGCACCTCATCGGCTTCTACTGGGGCGACGTCTCGCTCTCCAACACCCTGTTCCGCCGGGACGCCGGCGCCTTCGCCGCCTACCTGGTGGACGCCGAAACCGGCGAACTGTACCCGGACCTCTCCACCGGCCAGCGCGAGTACGATCTGGAGATCGCCCGCGTCAACATCGCCGGGGAGCTCATGGATCTGCTCGACGGCGGCCTGATCGAGGAGAAGGTGGACCCGGTGGCCACCAGCGAACTCATCATGGAAAGCTACCGGCGCCTGTGGAGCGAGCTGACGGCCAAGGAATCCTTCGAGCTGGGCGAGCGGTGGCGCGTCGGCGCACGCATCCGCCGGCTCAACGAACTCGGCTTCGACGTCGAAGAGTACGCGATCAAGACCACCCAGAACGGCTCCACCATCCAGCTGCAGCCGAAGGTTGTCGACGCCGGCCACCACATGCGCCGCCTGCTGCGCCTGACGGGGCTGGACGCCCAGGAGAACCAGGCCCGCCGCCTGCTCAACGACATGGACTCGTTCCGGGCGGACAATAACCCGGACATGGACGAGGAATACAGCGCGCACCTGTGGGTCAGCCAGATCTTCGAGCCGATCGTCCGGTCCATCCCCCGCGACCTGTCCGGAAAGCTGGAACCCGCCGAGGCCGTCCACGAGGTCCTGGAGCACCGCTGGTACATGTCCGAGAAGCAGGAACGGCACATCCCGCTGGCCGAGGCCGTGCAGTCCTACATCGACTCCATCCTGCGCCACCGCCGTGACGAGGCCGCCATCATGCTCAACCCGGACACGGAACTGCTGAAGATCCTCTCCGTCGAGACCGAGGAGTCCCGGTACGGCGGCGACGAGTCAATCGACGAATACCCCGACGCCGACGACTGA
- a CDS encoding ribokinase yields MNTVFVVGSLNIDQNIRVPSFPRAGETIQGSDATFSPGGKGANQAVAASQAGAGVKLVGCVGHDAHGAAILQVLAESNVDGSHVKLVDSAATGTAVIAVDDLGENQIILSPGANAALSFADVDAGLATMTPNDVLVLQLEIPRDIVRHAARAAKLRGAFVILNAAPSPHEIEGLFDDIDLLVVNEQEIQDLARLADASGDLADLTEILPPVLGPAVLCTAGAQGAVTFLGGRHVHIPAPEVSVVDTTAAGDTFVGYLAASLAADCELPAAMAIAGRAASIAVTRAGAVESIPWRRELPSLRDHDHKSPAPFLSHH; encoded by the coding sequence ATGAACACGGTCTTCGTGGTCGGAAGCCTGAACATCGATCAAAACATCCGGGTCCCGTCCTTTCCCCGCGCCGGTGAAACAATCCAGGGATCGGACGCTACGTTCAGCCCGGGCGGCAAGGGAGCCAACCAGGCGGTGGCCGCCTCCCAGGCGGGGGCCGGCGTAAAGCTCGTGGGCTGTGTTGGGCATGATGCCCACGGGGCGGCCATCCTGCAGGTGCTGGCCGAGTCCAATGTCGACGGCAGCCACGTGAAGCTGGTGGATTCCGCTGCCACTGGAACAGCAGTCATCGCCGTAGATGACCTGGGTGAAAACCAGATCATCCTCAGCCCCGGAGCGAACGCTGCACTGTCATTCGCCGATGTGGACGCAGGGCTGGCGACTATGACTCCCAATGATGTGCTGGTTCTCCAACTGGAAATTCCCCGGGACATCGTTCGGCACGCCGCGCGTGCAGCCAAGCTCCGCGGCGCCTTCGTCATCCTCAACGCTGCTCCATCTCCACACGAGATTGAAGGGCTATTCGATGACATTGACCTACTCGTAGTCAATGAGCAGGAAATTCAGGACCTCGCCCGTCTGGCCGATGCATCGGGCGACCTCGCCGACCTGACGGAGATCCTCCCGCCCGTCCTGGGACCGGCAGTGCTGTGCACTGCGGGAGCGCAAGGCGCCGTCACTTTCCTCGGCGGCCGGCATGTTCACATACCGGCACCTGAAGTATCCGTCGTGGACACGACCGCCGCGGGCGACACGTTCGTCGGATACCTCGCCGCATCCCTGGCTGCTGACTGCGAACTCCCTGCCGCGATGGCCATTGCCGGCCGGGCGGCATCGATCGCAGTGACCCGCGCCGGCGCCGTGGAATCCATTCCCTGGCGCCGTGAACTACCAAGCCTGCGTGACCACGATCACAAGTCGCCAGCCCCTTTCCTTTCCCACCACTAG
- a CDS encoding RpiB/LacA/LacB family sugar-phosphate isomerase: protein MKIVLGNDHAGFPLKDFVRSVLEGLGHEVIDRGAPDESPVDFPDITSATCELVLTGEADKAVLVCGTGVGAVMAANKIPGIRCALGHDVYSAHQSVEHDDANVIAMGAWLVGRATAKEVLEAFLVAKFDDDEDTRRRVAKLRELELMGARKLAHDI, encoded by the coding sequence ATGAAAATCGTTCTTGGAAATGACCACGCCGGCTTCCCGCTGAAGGACTTCGTCCGCTCAGTCCTGGAAGGCCTCGGCCACGAGGTCATCGATCGCGGCGCGCCCGACGAGTCGCCCGTTGACTTTCCTGACATCACCAGCGCCACCTGCGAACTTGTCCTCACCGGCGAAGCCGACAAAGCCGTCTTGGTTTGCGGAACAGGCGTTGGGGCCGTGATGGCAGCCAACAAGATCCCGGGCATACGTTGCGCGTTGGGCCACGACGTCTACTCAGCGCATCAGTCCGTGGAGCACGACGACGCGAACGTCATCGCCATGGGGGCCTGGCTCGTCGGCCGCGCCACAGCCAAAGAAGTCCTCGAGGCTTTCCTCGTCGCGAAGTTCGACGACGACGAAGACACCAGACGGCGGGTAGCAAAACTGCGGGAACTCGAACTTATGGGAGCCAGGAAGCTGGCGCACGACATCTAA
- a CDS encoding LacI family DNA-binding transcriptional regulator, with protein MERFPWKGFHEYAHAFFGCQQGPRPQLPDTPQAPLGSLPGRRPRTTVETFPRGGVSQVATIKDVAERAGVALGTASRVLSGSSHTSQDSRARVLAAAAELNYIANGPARSLRRSKTDVIGLLVSDIRNPFFSELAHAAEQEARKHGYTVLLANANEDAAQADEYLRTFAAQRIDGLLLAPQGGRSGQLDGLLASGLPVVLLNRKMEGIDAPLFATDNAGGVASVLTWLQSRGHRDVAFVGGPQWISTGSERRAAYLAGREAHGISLDDALVDAGDFLADGSEEAMYRILDRGARPTAVFGANGPTTLGAMRALRRRLGAKQASLIDIVSFDDLDWFEFVVPAVSGVRNDAAAIGRLGVQGLLGLLAGRTVASQRVATSFVDRAGPGAGLFESGETRSRALPAS; from the coding sequence ATGGAAAGGTTTCCATGGAAAGGTTTCCATGAGTATGCCCATGCGTTTTTTGGATGTCAACAGGGACCCCGCCCCCAACTGCCTGACACGCCCCAGGCCCCGCTTGGCTCCTTGCCAGGGCGCCGCCCTCGCACTACTGTTGAAACGTTTCCACGGGGAGGGGTGAGCCAAGTAGCTACCATCAAGGACGTCGCAGAGCGCGCAGGCGTTGCCTTGGGCACGGCTTCGCGGGTATTGAGCGGAAGTAGCCACACGTCGCAGGATTCCCGGGCGAGGGTCTTGGCAGCAGCTGCCGAACTTAACTACATCGCGAATGGGCCGGCACGGTCCCTGCGTCGATCGAAGACGGACGTTATCGGCCTTCTTGTGTCCGACATCCGCAATCCGTTCTTCTCCGAACTTGCTCATGCCGCGGAACAGGAGGCGAGGAAGCATGGATACACAGTGCTTCTTGCCAATGCCAATGAAGACGCCGCCCAGGCCGACGAGTACCTTCGAACCTTCGCCGCTCAACGCATTGACGGTCTTCTCTTGGCCCCGCAGGGAGGCCGGTCTGGGCAGTTGGACGGCCTGTTGGCCTCGGGGCTTCCTGTTGTTCTTCTCAACAGAAAAATGGAGGGTATCGACGCGCCGCTTTTTGCAACAGACAATGCCGGAGGCGTTGCCAGCGTCTTGACATGGCTCCAATCCCGAGGGCATCGTGACGTGGCATTCGTGGGCGGACCGCAGTGGATCTCCACCGGTTCCGAACGAAGGGCCGCCTACCTGGCTGGCCGCGAGGCTCACGGTATCAGCCTGGACGACGCATTGGTCGATGCCGGCGACTTCCTTGCTGACGGCTCAGAGGAGGCCATGTACCGGATTCTGGATCGAGGTGCCCGCCCGACAGCCGTATTCGGGGCTAATGGACCCACAACACTTGGCGCAATGCGCGCGCTCAGGCGAAGGCTCGGGGCCAAACAGGCATCCCTGATAGATATCGTCTCATTTGACGATCTCGATTGGTTCGAGTTTGTCGTTCCCGCCGTCAGCGGGGTGCGCAACGATGCTGCAGCCATCGGAAGGCTAGGCGTCCAGGGACTTCTGGGCCTGCTGGCCGGGCGCACCGTCGCCTCCCAGCGGGTAGCTACGTCGTTCGTTGACAGGGCAGGACCCGGCGCGGGGCTGTTCGAATCCGGAGAAACGCGATCCAGAGCCCTACCCGCGAGCTAA
- the otsB gene encoding trehalose-phosphatase: MTPEAEHTEAGSTRLTLSPELLEAVRRIAGTEQLLVAMDFDGTISPIVDHAGDARPLPRSAAAFAELTALPRTTTALISGRALDSLRAVASPPEETLLIGSHGAEAWLGPGSAPLTLDPEQLALLDEVRAVLAEIVAVAPGTLLEEKPAGVVLHTRLAADDVAEDAVAAARSALQDRPGVYLKNGKRVLETSVVHASKGEGVDFLRQATGATAVLFAGDDTTDEDALGRLGQDDVGVKVGLDFTQAQFRVEAPVHIAELLEALLRERRKAVTAS; the protein is encoded by the coding sequence ATGACTCCTGAGGCAGAGCACACCGAGGCCGGCAGCACCCGGCTGACCCTGTCCCCCGAACTGCTGGAGGCGGTGCGCCGCATCGCCGGGACCGAGCAGCTGCTGGTGGCCATGGACTTCGACGGCACCATCTCACCCATTGTGGACCACGCCGGGGATGCGCGCCCGCTCCCCCGCTCGGCTGCCGCCTTCGCCGAACTGACCGCACTGCCGCGCACGACGACGGCACTCATCTCGGGGCGGGCACTGGACAGTTTGCGTGCGGTCGCCTCCCCGCCGGAGGAGACCCTGCTGATCGGAAGCCACGGTGCCGAGGCGTGGCTGGGTCCCGGCTCCGCCCCGCTGACCCTCGACCCCGAGCAACTGGCCCTCCTCGACGAGGTCAGGGCTGTCCTGGCCGAGATCGTGGCGGTGGCACCCGGCACTCTGCTGGAGGAGAAGCCAGCCGGCGTCGTCCTGCACACCCGACTGGCGGCGGACGACGTCGCGGAGGATGCCGTCGCTGCCGCCCGCTCCGCGCTTCAGGACCGCCCCGGCGTCTACCTCAAGAACGGCAAGCGGGTCCTCGAAACCTCCGTGGTGCACGCGTCCAAGGGCGAGGGCGTCGACTTCCTCCGCCAGGCGACCGGGGCCACAGCCGTGCTCTTCGCGGGGGACGACACTACCGACGAGGACGCCCTGGGCCGCCTCGGGCAGGACGACGTCGGCGTGAAGGTGGGCCTCGACTTCACCCAGGCGCAGTTCCGGGTGGAGGCTCCGGTGCACATCGCCGAACTCCTCGAGGCCCTGCTGCGGGAACGCCGGAAGGCCGTCACCGCCAGTTAG
- a CDS encoding ABC transporter ATP-binding protein: MATVTFDNATRLYPGTEKPAVDKLNIEIADGEFLVLVGPSGCGKSTSLRMLAGLEDVNAGRILIGDRDVTDVPPKDRDIAMVFQNYALYPHMTVADNMGFALKIAGVSKEERAERVREAAKLLDLEQYLDRKPKALSGGQRQRVAMGRAIVRNPQVFLMDEPLSNLDAKLRVQTRTQIASLTRRLGVTTVYVTHDQVEAMTMGDRVAVLKDGLLMQVDTPRNLYDRPKNVFVAGFIGSPAMNLLELPVVDGGVQFGGTVYPVPHEILDEAHGRTVTLGTRPEDLETAAQGEGLQVEVDVVEELGADAYVYGHTTLDGKSHDIVARVDGRRPPMKGESIWVRPQSGHVHLFDTKTGERLGD; encoded by the coding sequence GTGGCAACAGTTACTTTTGACAACGCTACGCGTCTGTACCCGGGCACAGAAAAGCCCGCTGTTGACAAGCTCAACATCGAAATCGCCGACGGCGAATTCCTGGTCCTCGTGGGACCCTCCGGTTGCGGTAAGTCCACCTCGCTGCGCATGCTCGCCGGCCTTGAGGACGTCAACGCCGGCCGCATCCTCATTGGCGATCGCGATGTCACCGACGTTCCGCCGAAGGACCGCGACATCGCGATGGTTTTCCAGAACTATGCGCTGTACCCGCACATGACCGTGGCGGACAACATGGGCTTCGCCCTCAAGATCGCCGGCGTCAGCAAGGAAGAGCGCGCCGAGCGCGTCCGCGAAGCAGCAAAGCTCCTGGACCTCGAACAGTACCTGGACCGCAAGCCCAAGGCCCTCTCCGGCGGTCAGCGTCAGCGTGTTGCCATGGGCCGCGCCATCGTGCGTAACCCGCAGGTCTTCCTCATGGACGAGCCGCTCTCCAACCTGGACGCCAAGCTCCGCGTCCAGACCCGCACCCAGATCGCTTCCCTTACCCGCCGCCTTGGCGTCACCACCGTTTACGTGACGCACGACCAGGTCGAGGCCATGACCATGGGCGACCGCGTCGCAGTCCTCAAGGACGGCCTGCTGATGCAGGTGGACACCCCGCGCAACCTGTACGACCGCCCCAAGAACGTCTTCGTTGCAGGCTTCATCGGCTCCCCCGCCATGAACCTGCTGGAACTCCCCGTGGTCGACGGCGGCGTCCAGTTCGGCGGCACTGTTTACCCCGTGCCGCACGAGATCCTCGACGAGGCCCACGGCCGCACCGTCACCCTGGGCACCCGCCCCGAAGACCTCGAGACCGCTGCCCAGGGCGAAGGCCTCCAGGTTGAGGTCGACGTCGTCGAAGAACTTGGTGCCGACGCGTACGTTTACGGTCACACCACGCTGGACGGCAAGAGCCACGACATCGTAGCCCGCGTCGACGGCCGCCGTCCCCCGATGAAGGGCGAGTCCATCTGGGTCCGTCCGCAGTCCGGCCACGTGCACCTGTTCGACACCAAGACCGGTGAGCGCCTGGGCGACTAA